The genomic segment TATACTTTGAACCAATAAATACAGAATATTTTCTGTATCGTCAGTTTGAAGAAACCAGAAGATATGGTAATATAATTCCTCGCTACGATGAGCAAGGTGTTTTTCCCGATTTATCAAAGGCAAAGATCGCCTTGATAGGTGTTGGTGAAGAACGAAATGCTATCAATAATAATGGTTGTGGAAAAGGGATGGATAATATTCGAAATTATTTTTATTCGCTTTTTGCAGGCGATTATAATGTCGAAATTGTTGATTTAGGAAATATCAGAATAGGACACGATGTTAAAGATACCTATTATGCATTAACTACTGTAACGGCTTATCTGCTTGAAAATAGTATTGTTCCAATTATTATTGGAGGAAGTCAGGATTTGACTTTTGCCAATTATCAGGCTTATGAAAATTTAGGTCAGATTATAAACATTGTTTCTGTAGATAATCAATTTGATTTGGGGGAAAATGAGAACGATTTAAATGCTAAATCATATCTATCAAAAATAATTCTTCACCAACCAAACTATTTATTTAATTATACCAATTTAGGTTATCAAACTTATTTTGTAAACCCAAGCGCAGTCAAGTTGATGAAAAATTTGTTTTTTGATACTTATCGTTTAGGAAATGTACGTGCAAAAATGCAAGAGGTAGAACCAATGGTTCGCAATGCCGATATGATAAGTATTGATATTTCTGCTATTCGTCAATCTGATGCTCCAGGTAATGCTAATGCTACTCCTAATGGCTTTTATGGAGAAGAGTTGTGCCAGATTACACGTTATGCCGGACTTAGCGATAAACTTAGTTCTATAGGGTTTTATGAGTATAATCCCGAGATGGACGCAAATGGTCAAACGGCTCATCTAATAGCTCAGATGATGTGGTATTTTATTGATGGCTTTTATTCGAGATTAAGTGATTTTCCCGTTAATAAAAAGAGTCGAGAGTATAAAAAGTTTATGGTTAAGCTTAGCGACAGGGAAGATGAATTGGTATTCTTTAAAAGTAAAAAAAGTGATCGTTGGTGGATGGAAGTAGATTGTGCTGCAACAGTAAAAGCTAAATATGAACGACATTATTTGGTTCCTTGTTCTCAAACCGATTATGAATATGCCTTGGAAGACGATGATATTCCTGATCGGTGGTGGCAGGCATATCAAAAATTGATGTAATTCACTTTTTTCGATTGCAGTTTCAAGAAATCTATTACATTAGCAAAAAAAATTACAAATGTTTACGGTTACTAACTTTCGATTTTTATTTTGTTTTAAAATTAAAGCCTGAGGACGAACCGTATTTTATCTATAAAAAAATATAAAGTCCTAAATAATTAGGGCTTTTTTTTATGCCTATGAATGAAAAAATTAGTGTAGCTATACAAGGAGTTAGTGGAGCATTTCACGAAATTGCAAGTCGCCAATATTTTAACAAACAGCAAGTCGAAATAATTCAGTGTTTGTCTTTCAATGATTTATTTGATACTCTTCTTTTAGATGAAGCTGAGTATGGTGTTATTGCAATTGAAAACTCTGTTGTTGGAAGTATCATTCCCAATTATGCGCTTTTGCGAGAGTCTAAACTAAAAATACTTGGTGAAATATTTTTAAGAATAGAGCAACACCTAATAGTATCAAAAGGAGAAAAACTAGAGAATATTAAAGAAATATATTCACATCCGATGGCTCTTGAGCAATGTCTCAATTTTTTAAATCCACTACGTAGGTCAGGAGTTAGGATACTGGAAGCAGAAGATACAGCGTTAAGCGTTAAGCGTATTGCCGACAACAACTTAAAAGGGGTTGCTGCTATTGCCAGTGATTTGGCAGCAGAAATATATGGATTAGAAATTTTGCACAGAGGAATAGAAACAAATAAAAAAAATTACACTCGTTTTTTGGTAATTTCTAATGAGAAAAACTATTTAAGGCATCAAGAAAACATTCAAAAAAATAAGGCCTCTCTTTGTTTTCGCCTGCCTCATGAAGAAGGAAGCTTATCGCAGGTTTTATCTGTGTTGACTTTTTATAAAATAAATCTTTCCAAAATACAATCGCTTCCTGTAGTCGGTGTAGAATGGGAATATCTATTTTATATTGATCTGGTTTTTAGTAATTATGATAAGTATAAACAAGCTTTGACAGCTATTTTACCTTTAACAAAAAAGTTGACCATATTGGGCGAATATCAAAAAGGAAAGCGCCCCAAAGAGAACACGATAAAATAGATTACATCCTCCTTTTTTACATATCTAAAAAAAATAAATATAAATTGCTATTTTTCTTGCATTATGCACATATGTTCATTATATTTGCACAGCAGTTTACGTAAACTACTATATTTTTTATAAATTTAGTATTAATAATTATGCAATAATACGTGGGAATGTACAATGCTAATCAGTGAATCAATAACTTGATTGATAATTAATTACCGTGGATATTGCATGCAAAATAGGAGGTTATTATGCCAAGAGGTGATAGAACAGGCCCTAATGGAGCTGGTGCAATGAGTGGACGCAGAATGGGATTTTGTGTCGGAAATAATGTTCCCGGATTTTTAAGTGATGAAACAAATTTTCGCGGACAGAGGGGCTTTGGATTTCGACATGGATACGGAAGAGGAGCTTACCAAGGTGGCGGATACGGATTTCGTAATACGCGAGGATTATTCCCATCAGAGCCAATTGATAAAAAATCATTACTCGAAAATCAAATTGAAAGTTTAAAAAGTCAGCTTAAAGAGCTGGAAAGTCAATTTAAAAATTTAGAATAATGGGTTTATTTGGACAAGGAAAAGGCCTTGGAAAAGGCGGAGGCAGAGGACGAAATAAAGGTGGTGGATTTGGTACAGGAGGGTATTGTGTCTGTGCAAAATGTGGTGAAAAAGTCCCACACAGTCAAGGAACTAAATGTACCGATATTAAATGCCCGGCTTGTGGACATGTTATGGTACGAGATGAATTGTTGGAGCAAAAACAGAATAAAAGAAGTTGAAAATGAAGCTTCATCATTTGGCTTTAACTATTCAGAATGAAAATGAAGTTCATGAGTTTTATGAAAATATACTTGATTTTCACCTAGTCCTGAAATTTAAGCTTGAAGCAGACTGGAGTAGTAAAATATTCAATATAAATAAGTCTGCTCAAGCATTTTATTTAGAAGGGCATGGCTTAGCTTTGGAATTGTTTATCGATGAAGAAAAGAAACAGCATAGTTTTAATCATTACTGTTTAAGTTTTCCCGATAGGGAATCGTTTGTTAAAAAAGCCAAAGCAAACAAAGCTATAGTTGTTAGAATTCCAAGGGGTTCTAACGACTTAATATTTATTAAAGATTTAAGTGGAAATGTTTTTGAAATAAAAGAAGATATTAAAGACTAAATATGAGGACTTACCTAGACTGTATTCCTTGCTTTATGCAGCAAACATTACGTGCCGGAAGATTAGCGACTAACGATGAGGATAAAATTAAGCAATTGCTTGATGAAACCGGCGATTTGATAAAACATATCCCTATGGATAAAACTCCGGCTGAAGTTGGAGAAATTATTTATGCAAAAGTTCGTGAGATTACGGGTGTTTACGATCCATATAAAGAAATAAAAGTTACAAGCATTGCCGAAGCTAAGGTAATGCTTCCTACTCTTAAAGATATTTTAGAAAAATCTGAAAACAGACTTCTTACCGCCATTCGTATGGCGATAGCCGGAAATATTATAGATTTTGGAATGAGTAAAGAATTTAATCTTACCGAGGATGTTTATCGTATTTTAGGACAGGATTTTGCTCGTTTTGATTTTGAAGAATTTCAAGATCATTTAAATAAAGCCGAAACAATATTGTATATTGGGGACAATGCAGGCGAATCGGTTTTTGACAGAATTCTTATAGAAGAAATGGCGAAGAAAACATTTTATGCTGTACGTGAAGTTCCGGTAATAAATGATGTTGTAATTGAAGATGCTATCGAAAGTGGATTAGGTGATGTTGCAGAAATTATCTCCTCCGGCAGTCATGCTCCGGGAACCATTCTTTCTACTTGTAGTCCCGAATTTAATCTGCTTTTTAAAAATTCCGATTTAATCATTAGCAAGGGACAGGGTAATTATGAGGGCTTATCCGATGAAAAAAGATCAGTATTTTTTATGCTCAAAGCTAAATGTCCTGTTATTGCAAGAGATTTGGGTGTTAAAGAGAATGACATCGTTCTAAAAGGTGTGAATATTGATAAAACCAAAAAACAAGAAACATATGCTACAACTTAAGAATCAATTTATTATGGCTCCCATTAAGTTGGGATATAGTGATGGAAAAGGTAATATTACTTCGAAACATTTAGATTTTTATCTGCAACGATCTTCATATCTTGGAGCTGTTACATTAGAGCCGTTATATATGCATCCGAGTTTACGCGAATTACCAACGCAATTAGGGCTTGATTCTGATGAAAAAATTCCTGCTTATCAGGATTTGATAACTGAGATGCACAAAACAGATACTAAAGTCATTGCACATATCAATCATCCGGGAAGAATGGCTAATCCTAAAATTCCGGGAAATATTTTCTTGTCGTCTACAGATAAAGCTTGTTCAAATGGTGGAGCAACTCCTATCCGCATGGATAAAAAAATGATGAAAGATGTTTTGCAAATGCATGTTGCGGCATCATTAAGAGCTCAGAAAGCCGGTTTTGATTTTATCGAAATTCAATTTGGACATGGATACCTTATGGCTCAATATTTATCGCCTAATGTAAATGATAGAACAGATGAATACGGTGGCGATTCAGAAAACCGTATGCGTTTTCCTTTAGAAGTTTTATCTGCTGTTAAAGCAAAGGTTGATATTCCAATAATTGTTAGAATAAGTGGTGATGAGATGATTACTGATGGCTTTCATCTGCCTGAAATGATTGTTTTTGCGAAAAAGCTTGAAGAAAAAGGTGCAGCAGCAATTCATGTTACGGCGGGTTCGGCTTGCTCAACGCCACCTTGGTTTTTTCAACATATGTTTATTCCAAAGGGTAAGACTTGGGAAATGGGAGCTAAAATTCAAGAGAAGCTTGATATTCCTGTAATTTTTGTAGGTAGAATTAATTCTCCAAAAGATATTCATTTTTTAGAAGAAAAATATAATGCAAAATATATAGCATTAGGTCGCGCTTTAGTTGCCGATCCTGATTTTGTAGGTAAATATCTTAATAAACAGAAAGGCCAAATCCGACCTTGTCTTGCGTGTGCCGAAGGATGTTTGGGAGGAGTTAAACAAGGAAAAGGATTAGGTTGCGTTGTAAATCCATTGGTAAACACAGGACTTTCTAAGCCTTCAAAAGCTAATCAAATAAAAAAATATGCTGTTGTTGGAGCAGGTTTAGCTGGGATGCAATCGGCTATTACACTCAGAGAGCGTGGTCATACTGTTGATTTATATGAAAAAAATGAAGCCGGTGGGCAGTTTAATCTGGCATATCTTCCACCAAAAAAAGAGAGCTTAAAAGAGATAGTTGATTATTATAAACAAGAATTAATAAATCAAAATGTAAATCTCATTTTAAAAGAAGCAAAGGCGGAAATACTTAATGAAAATGATTATGATGCTGTTATTATGGCAACGGGTGCAATACCTGCAATTCCTCCAATAAAAGGTTTAAAAGAATATTATTGGACTGAGTTTTTAAATGATGATCAATTACCTAAAAATGAAAAAGTATTAGTTGTTGGCGGTGGACTTATAGGATTGGAAGTGGCCTCTAAGCTTATTGAAGGGAATAATAAAATAATAGTCGTTGAGATGCTTGAGGAAATAGCCAGAGGTATGGAAATGATTGAAAAAGCATTAACGGTAAAACGTTTAAAAGAGAATAAAGTGGAGATCTATTTAAAGCATCAAGTTGTAGAAATAGATGGTGAGAGGGTTTTGCTAAAACACGAGGATAAAGAGATAAGCCTTAACGGTATTCAAAAAATAATTATTACTACGGGAATGAAAAGTTTTGTTCCATTAGTTGATGAGCTCTCAATACCTGTCTATACTATTGGCGATGCTAAAAAAATAGGTAAGGCACAAGAGGCCATACATGAAGCTTATGAATTGTCGCTAAATCTATAAATTAATCAATATGAATTGGGTCTCTATCCGTTAGTTGACGGATAGGACGGGCTGCATCCCGAAAAATCGGGATAGGCTCTGACTAAAACACAAAATTATAATCATATGAAAAAGACCAAACTTGGAATTATTATTTGCGATCGTTATAAAACCTGTGCAGGAGGAAAATGTTTTCGCTCTCTACAAAAACGCGAAGGTGCTTTTGATATTTATGCTAAAGACGAAGATGTTGAATTGGTTGGCTATACCACTTGCGGTGGATGCCCGGGAGGAAATATAGAATATGCTCCCGAAGAAATGAAAAAAAATGGTGCTGAAGTAATTCATTTAGCAACCGGCTTTGTGGTTGGTTATCCTCCCTGTCCTTATATCGAACATTTTAAACAATTTATTCCTGAAAAATATGGGATGAAAGTTGTTGTTGGAACTCACCCTATTCCTGAAAAATATAAGATTACTCACGAGGCATTAAAAACTTGGAATTCTGCTGAGTGGCAAGAAAATATTAAGCCAACAATGGCTGATGAAAAAACACGTTTGGATTATAACTAAAAAATTAAAAGAGATTTGATTTTTTGAAGTCGATAATGATTTTTTCTACTTCTTCTAAATTGTTAGTCTCCATTAATTTAGCACGTAATACAGCGGCTCCGTTAAAATCGTTGATATATATTTTGAAAAAGCGTTTTAATACTTGAAAATTTCTTTGCTGTCCCCAGGTTTTAATGTATAAACGACTATGTTTTAGCAGAATATTTAATTTATCATTGATAGTTGGATTGGCATCAGGATTAAAAAACCAAGGATTTTGGAAAATACCACGTCCAATCATAAAGCCGTCTATTGGGTATTTAGAATGTATTTTTCGAGCATCATCCATAGAAAAAATGTCGCCATTACCAATAATTGGAATATGAGGTTTTAATTTATTTCTTACTTCTAATGCTTTTCCCATTTCTTCCCATTCTGCCGGAAAATCAGTTTGCATTTTTTGTGTGCGTGTATGTAAAATTATTGCTGCAGGATCTTGTGATAGTAAAAAACTTATCCAATCCTCGGTAATATGTTGACTAAATCCTGTTCTTGTTTTAACGCTGACAGGTAACTTCGTTGCTTCTTTTGTAGCTTGAATAATTTCACCTGCTAAATCAGGAAATTTTATTAAAGCAGAACAAGAACCTTGTTTTACAACTTTTTTTACAGGGCAACCCATATTGATATCAATACCATCAAAACTGTAATTTTCATCTATATATTTTGTGGCTTCATAAAATTTTTCCGGTTTGTTACCCCAAATTTGAGCTACTAACTTTACATTTTTTTCTTTGAGTAATTTCTGTTCGGAATGGCTTACCAATAAACGACTCTTTACTTTATCTCTTCCAATAGGATGGCATAAACCATCGGTATTGGTAAACTCGGTATAAAGAACTTGTAAATAATCGGGATGACTAAGATGTAGAATGATCTCCCTGAAAGCGGTATCGGTTACGTCTTCCATAGGAGCCAGCAAAAAGCTATGAGTTTTTATTTCATTCCAAAAATTCGACATCTTATTTATTTTTTTGTTTGCAAAAATAAGATTTATTTTTTTTGAAAATAGATTTGTTTCTATTATAAAAGTATTGTCGTATACCTCTGTAAGTCGTTAAATTCGTAGGATTTAAAAATTATTAACATAAGTTAAAAAAGTTTTTCATTACAATTGTTTTCAATTCTATTAGATGTTTTATATATTTGATTTTTATTTTATTTAAAAAAGGTACTACTATGGCAGAATTTTCATTTAAACAACTAATTTACGGGGGAATGATTTCGATAGCAGGAGTTGACGGAAGTGTGACGTCGACAGAGACGAAGCATGTAAATCAGGTTTTTGATAAATACCTTAAGATGAGTGGTGGTGAAAGAAAAGAAGTACTTGCTATTTGGGATAGTAGAGGTGAAGAAGCTTTTACGGAGTTACTTATAGAAGAGCTCAAGGCTTTCCCTAAGCGTGACCAGATTGAAGCCTTTTCTTATATCATGAAATATATCAGTTGGTCTAAAACACAATACAACCAAAGTAAGCAGAAAGCGGTGAAAGGGGTTGATCCGATTCGTGCAGAAATGGAATTGTATCATAAACGTGCAGAATATATTATGCGTTCTTTAAGCTTTTCGGCTAAAGAATATGCAACCACTACACGTACCGCACGAGGTCAACAAAAACGTTAAACTTATACTGATAAAAAAACAGCCGGTCTTTTTAGATCGGCTGTTTTTTTATATTTGAAAAGGGAATAACATTTGTTATTATACCAATAATAAAACCAAATCATTGATATAAATTGTTTCTTATATTTGCTGAAAAAATGTTGCACTCGCGAAAATTTTATTATTCCCTCTTTGTTATCGGTGCTCTTTATATTTTAATTGTACAACAGTTTTTTAAAAATGAAAATCGTTTTATTTTTCAATCTCCAACTTATACAAGCGAGCTTAAATATTCGTTTAATGTCGATTTTCAAGAGCTTAATTTATCTATAAATAAAGAATTAGTTCTTCATGGGATTTGGTTTAAACATAAAGAATCAAAAGCATTAGTACTTTTTTTTCCTGATACCGATATAGATATCAGGCAGTTAAAAATGGAAGAAAATCATTATTACGCTCAAGGTTTTGATGTTCTTATGGTGGCTTATCGTGGAACGGCTGAAAGTTTAGGAAAGCCTAATAATGAGAATGATCTTTTTTCAGATGCGCAGCAGTGGTATAAGTTTGCGAAATCACAGTTTTCTGAAAACAATATTATTTTGGTAGGCAGTGGATTTGGAAGTTCTGTTGCAGCACAGCTTGCCGGAAATAATATGCCAAAAGCTTTAATCCTTGAAAAGCCCTATTTCTCTTTTGGTGATTATCAATCAAAACATAAGTATTGGTGGTTGCCATATTCTTATTTTACTTCATTTCATTTAAATACTTGGGAATATGTTCGTAAAACAAAAAGTGAAATAATTTTAATTCAAGACGAAACGAAAAAGGATAAAAAAGGATGCTTAACGGATTTTCTTAAGCAATCTGATAAAGTATATTGGTTAAAGAATAGTAAAGATGTTTATTTTAGTTTTCAAGCCGACAAAGCCATATTCTATAATGAAATTCTACAGGCGCTTTTATATTCCATTGAGTTTGAAAATTCAATTATTTTAAAAATACAATAAAGCAACTAACTTTGAATTGCCAATAATTTAAACAATGAAAAAGAAAAAACTAGCCCTACACTGGAAAATTTTAATAGGAATGCTTCTTGGTATTACCTATGGACTAATTGCTGTAAATTTCGATATGGAAGGCCTTACCCGAGACTGGATTAAGCCTTTTGGTACTATATTTATAAATCTGCTTAAGCTTATAGCCG from the Bacteroidales bacterium genome contains:
- a CDS encoding VOC family protein, with the translated sequence MKLHHLALTIQNENEVHEFYENILDFHLVLKFKLEADWSSKIFNINKSAQAFYLEGHGLALELFIDEEKKQHSFNHYCLSFPDRESFVKKAKANKAIVVRIPRGSNDLIFIKDLSGNVFEIKEDIKD
- a CDS encoding prephenate dehydratase, whose amino-acid sequence is MNEKISVAIQGVSGAFHEIASRQYFNKQQVEIIQCLSFNDLFDTLLLDEAEYGVIAIENSVVGSIIPNYALLRESKLKILGEIFLRIEQHLIVSKGEKLENIKEIYSHPMALEQCLNFLNPLRRSGVRILEAEDTALSVKRIADNNLKGVAAIASDLAAEIYGLEILHRGIETNKKNYTRFLVISNEKNYLRHQENIQKNKASLCFRLPHEEGSLSQVLSVLTFYKINLSKIQSLPVVGVEWEYLFYIDLVFSNYDKYKQALTAILPLTKKLTILGEYQKGKRPKENTIK
- a CDS encoding DUF5320 domain-containing protein, with product MPRGDRTGPNGAGAMSGRRMGFCVGNNVPGFLSDETNFRGQRGFGFRHGYGRGAYQGGGYGFRNTRGLFPSEPIDKKSLLENQIESLKSQLKELESQFKNLE
- a CDS encoding FAD-dependent oxidoreductase encodes the protein MLQLKNQFIMAPIKLGYSDGKGNITSKHLDFYLQRSSYLGAVTLEPLYMHPSLRELPTQLGLDSDEKIPAYQDLITEMHKTDTKVIAHINHPGRMANPKIPGNIFLSSTDKACSNGGATPIRMDKKMMKDVLQMHVAASLRAQKAGFDFIEIQFGHGYLMAQYLSPNVNDRTDEYGGDSENRMRFPLEVLSAVKAKVDIPIIVRISGDEMITDGFHLPEMIVFAKKLEEKGAAAIHVTAGSACSTPPWFFQHMFIPKGKTWEMGAKIQEKLDIPVIFVGRINSPKDIHFLEEKYNAKYIALGRALVADPDFVGKYLNKQKGQIRPCLACAEGCLGGVKQGKGLGCVVNPLVNTGLSKPSKANQIKKYAVVGAGLAGMQSAITLRERGHTVDLYEKNEAGGQFNLAYLPPKKESLKEIVDYYKQELINQNVNLILKEAKAEILNENDYDAVIMATGAIPAIPPIKGLKEYYWTEFLNDDQLPKNEKVLVVGGGLIGLEVASKLIEGNNKIIVVEMLEEIARGMEMIEKALTVKRLKENKVEIYLKHQVVEIDGERVLLKHEDKEISLNGIQKIIITTGMKSFVPLVDELSIPVYTIGDAKKIGKAQEAIHEAYELSLNL
- a CDS encoding DUF89 family protein, encoding MRTYLDCIPCFMQQTLRAGRLATNDEDKIKQLLDETGDLIKHIPMDKTPAEVGEIIYAKVREITGVYDPYKEIKVTSIAEAKVMLPTLKDILEKSENRLLTAIRMAIAGNIIDFGMSKEFNLTEDVYRILGQDFARFDFEEFQDHLNKAETILYIGDNAGESVFDRILIEEMAKKTFYAVREVPVINDVVIEDAIESGLGDVAEIISSGSHAPGTILSTCSPEFNLLFKNSDLIISKGQGNYEGLSDEKRSVFFMLKAKCPVIARDLGVKENDIVLKGVNIDKTKKQETYATT
- a CDS encoding alpha/beta hydrolase translates to MLHSRKFYYSLFVIGALYILIVQQFFKNENRFIFQSPTYTSELKYSFNVDFQELNLSINKELVLHGIWFKHKESKALVLFFPDTDIDIRQLKMEENHYYAQGFDVLMVAYRGTAESLGKPNNENDLFSDAQQWYKFAKSQFSENNIILVGSGFGSSVAAQLAGNNMPKALILEKPYFSFGDYQSKHKYWWLPYSYFTSFHLNTWEYVRKTKSEIILIQDETKKDKKGCLTDFLKQSDKVYWLKNSKDVYFSFQADKAIFYNEILQALLYSIEFENSIILKIQ
- a CDS encoding formimidoylglutamase, translating into MDISLYFEPINTEYFLYRQFEETRRYGNIIPRYDEQGVFPDLSKAKIALIGVGEERNAINNNGCGKGMDNIRNYFYSLFAGDYNVEIVDLGNIRIGHDVKDTYYALTTVTAYLLENSIVPIIIGGSQDLTFANYQAYENLGQIINIVSVDNQFDLGENENDLNAKSYLSKIILHQPNYLFNYTNLGYQTYFVNPSAVKLMKNLFFDTYRLGNVRAKMQEVEPMVRNADMISIDISAIRQSDAPGNANATPNGFYGEELCQITRYAGLSDKLSSIGFYEYNPEMDANGQTAHLIAQMMWYFIDGFYSRLSDFPVNKKSREYKKFMVKLSDREDELVFFKSKKSDRWWMEVDCAATVKAKYERHYLVPCSQTDYEYALEDDDIPDRWWQAYQKLM
- a CDS encoding tRNA-dihydrouridine synthase; protein product: MSNFWNEIKTHSFLLAPMEDVTDTAFREIILHLSHPDYLQVLYTEFTNTDGLCHPIGRDKVKSRLLVSHSEQKLLKEKNVKLVAQIWGNKPEKFYEATKYIDENYSFDGIDINMGCPVKKVVKQGSCSALIKFPDLAGEIIQATKEATKLPVSVKTRTGFSQHITEDWISFLLSQDPAAIILHTRTQKMQTDFPAEWEEMGKALEVRNKLKPHIPIIGNGDIFSMDDARKIHSKYPIDGFMIGRGIFQNPWFFNPDANPTINDKLNILLKHSRLYIKTWGQQRNFQVLKRFFKIYINDFNGAAVLRAKLMETNNLEEVEKIIIDFKKSNLF
- a CDS encoding CGGC domain-containing protein; amino-acid sequence: MKKTKLGIIICDRYKTCAGGKCFRSLQKREGAFDIYAKDEDVELVGYTTCGGCPGGNIEYAPEEMKKNGAEVIHLATGFVVGYPPCPYIEHFKQFIPEKYGMKVVVGTHPIPEKYKITHEALKTWNSAEWQENIKPTMADEKTRLDYN